In Sciurus carolinensis chromosome 17, mSciCar1.2, whole genome shotgun sequence, one genomic interval encodes:
- the Cfd gene encoding complement factor D, whose translation MAGSRPSALIKGPRGPCLGQCPGHSRVTMAGSPQLAALVFLGAAICAAQPRGRILGGREAEAHARPYMASVQVNGQHLCGGVLISAQWVLSAAHCLEDAADGKVQVLLGAHSLSRAEPSQRRYDVRRAVPHPDSRPDTIDHDLLLLQLSEKAALGPAVRPQPLQREDRDVAPGTLCDVAGWGVVSHAGRRPDRLQHVLLPVLDRATCNLRTYHDGAITQRMMCAESNRRDSCRGDSGGPLVCGGVVEGVVTSGARVCGNRKKPGIYTRVASYVAWIDGVLAEDAEI comes from the exons ATGGCCGGCTCCCGCCCCTCTGCCCTCATAAAAGGGCCCAGGGGCCCCTGCCTAGGTCAGTGTCCAGGCCACAGCCGTGTCACCATGGCCGGATCTCCACAGTTGGCAGCTCTGGTCTTCCTGGGCGCGGCCATATGTG CCGCTCAGCCCCGCGGTCGGATCCTGGGCGGCCGGGAGGCCGAGGCGCATGCGCGGCCCTACATGGCGTCTGTGCAAGTGAACGGTCAACACCTGTGCGGCGGCGTCCTGATCAGCGCGCAGTGGGTGCTGAGCGCCGCGCACTGCCTGGAGGACGC ggCCGACGGGAAGGTGCAGGTGCTCCTAGGCGCGCACTCCCTGTCCCGGGCCGAACCCTCCCAGCGCCGGTACGACGTGCGCCGAGCAGTGCCGCACCCGGACAGCCGCCCGGACACCATCGACCACGACCTCCTCCTGCTGCAG CTGTCCGAGAAGGCGGCGTTGGGCCCGGCCGTACGTCCCCAACCCCTGCAGCGCGAGGACCGCGACGTGGCGCCGGGCACACTCTGCGACGTGGCCGGCTGGGGCGTGGTCAGCCACGCGGGCCGCCGGCCTGACCGCCTGCAGCACGTGCTCTTGCCGGTGTTGGACCGTGCCACCTGCAACCTGCGCACGTACCACGATGGTGCCATCACCCAGCGTATGATGTGCGCGGAGAGCAACCGCCGCGACAGCTGCAGG GGCGACTCCGGTGGCCCGCTGGTGTGCGGGGGAGTGGTTGAAGGTGTGGTCACCTCGGGCGCGCGCGTGTGCGGCAACCGCAAGAAGCCGGGTATCTACACGCGCGTGGCGAGCTACGTGGCCTGGATCGACGGCGTGCTGGCCGAGGACGCGGAGATCTGA
- the Med16 gene encoding mediator of RNA polymerase II transcription subunit 16: protein MDLAYVCEWEKWPKSTHCPSVPLACAWSCRNLIAFTTDLRSDDQDLTRMIHILDTEHPWDVHSVSSGHSEAITCLEWDQSGSRLLSADADGQIKCWSMAGHLANSWESCVGSLVEGDPIVALSWLHNGVKLALHVEKSGASSFGEKFSRVKFSPSLTLFGGKPMEGWIAVTVSGLVTVSLLKPSGQVLTSTESLCRLRGRVALADIAFTGGGNIVVATADGSSASPVQFYKVCVSVVSEKCRIDTEILPSLFMRCTTDLSRKDRFPAITHLRFLARDMSEQVLLCASSPTSSLVECWSLRKEGLPVNNIFQQIAPAVGDKQPMILKWRILSATNDLDRLSAVALPKLPISLTNTDLKVASDTQFYPGLGLALAFHDGSVHIVHRLSLQTMVVFYSSAAPRSVDEPALKRPRATGPAVHFKAMQLSWTSLALVGIDNHGKLSMLRISPSMGHALEVNLALRHLLFLLEYCMVTGYDWWDILLHVQPSMVQSLVEKLHEEYMRQSAALQQVLSTRILAMKASLCRLSPCTVTRVCDYHTKLFLMAISSTLKSLLRPHFLNTPDKSPGDRLAEICAKITDVDIDKVMINLKTEEFVLDMNTLQALQQLLQWVGDFVLYLLASLPNQGSPLRPGHSFLRDGTSLGMLRELMVVIRIWGLLKPSCLPVYTATSDTQDSMSLLFRLLTKLWICCRDEGPTSEPDEALVDECCLLPSQLLVPSLDWLPVSDGLVSRLQPKQPLRLHFGRAPTLPGSATALQLDSLVRAPGQPKMDHLRRLHLGAYPTEECKACTRCGCVTMLRSPNETTAVKQWEQRWIKTCLCGGLWRRMPLSCS, encoded by the exons ATGGACCTGGCTTACGTGTGCGAGTGGGAGAAGTGGCCCAAGAGCACCCACTGCCCATCGGTGCCCCTGGCCTGTGCTTGGTCCTGCCGCAACCTCATCGCCTTCACCACGGACCTCCGCAGCGATGACCAGG ACCTGACCCGCATGATCCATATCCTGGACACAGAACACCCCTGGGACGTGCACTCCGTCAGCTCCGGGCACAGCGAGGCCATCACCTGCCTGGAGTGGGACCAGTCAG GCTCCCGACTCCTTTCGGCCGACGCGGACGGGCAGATCAAGTGCTGGAGCATGGCGGGTCACCTGGCCAACAGCTGGGAGAGCTGTGTGGGCAGCCTGGTGGAGGGGGACCCCATCGTGGCGCTGTCCTGGCTGCACAACGGGGTGAAGCTGGCTCTGCACGTGGAGAAG TCAGGTGCCTCCAGCTTTGGTGAGAAATTCTCCCGGGTCAAGTTCTCGCCCTCGCTCACGCTGTTTGGTGGCAAGCCCATGGAGGGCTGGATTGCAGTGACCGTCAGTGGCCTGGTCACTGTGTCCCTGCTCAAGCCCAGTGGGCAGGTGCTGACGTCCACTGAGAGCCTGTGCCGGCTGCGTGGCCGTGTGGCACTGGCTGACATCGCCTTCACCGGGGGCGGCAACATCGTGGTGGCCACGGCGGACGGCAGCAGCGCCTCTCCAGTGCAGTTCTACAAGGTGTGCGTGAGCGTGGTCAGCGAGAAGTGCCGCATCGACACGGAGATCCTGCCCTCGCTCTTCATGCGCTGCACCACGGACCTCAGCCGCAAGGACAGGTTCCCTGCCATCACCCACCTCAGGTTCCTGGCCCGCGACATGTCCGAGCAG GTGCTCCTGTGTGCGTCCAGCCCGACAAGCAGCCTCGTGGAGTGCTGGTCCTTGCGTAAGGAGGGGCTGCCCGTGAACAACATCTTCCAGCAGATCGCTCCCGCCG TCGGTGACAAGCAACCCATGATCCTCAAGTGGCGGATCCTGTCGGCCACCAACGACCTGGATCGCCTGTCGGCCGTGGCACTGCCCAAGCTGCCCATCTCGCTCACCAACACGGACCTCAAGGTGGCCAGCGACACACAGTTCTACCCCGGCCTCG GCCTGGCCTTGGCCTTCCACGACGGCAGCGTCCACATCGTGCATCGCCTCTCGCTGCAGACCATGGTGGTCTTCTACAGCTCCGCGGCCCCGCGCTCCGTGGACGAGCCAGCCCTGAAGCGCCCGCGCGCCACAGGCCCTGCCGTGCACTTCAAGGCCATGCAGCTGTCCTGGACCTCCCTGGCCCTCGTGGGCATCGACAACCACGGGAAG CTGAGCATGCTGCGTATCTCGCCCTCCATGGGCCACGCGCTGGAGGTGAACCTGGCCCTGCGGCACCTGCTCTTCCTGCTGGAGTACTGCATGGTGACGGGCTACGACTGGTGGGACATCCTGCTGCACGTGCAGCCCAGCATGGTGCAGAGCCTGGTGGAGAAGCTGCACGAGGAGTACATGCGCCAGAGCGCAGCGCTGCAGCAG GTGCTCTCCACCCGGATCCTGGCCATGAAGGCCTCACTCTGCAGACTCTCCCCCTGCACGGTGACACGCGTGTGTGACTACCACACGAAGCTCTTCCTGATGGCCATCAGCTCCACGCTCAAGTCCCTGCTTCGCCCCCATTTCCTCAACACGCCCGACAAGAGCCCTGGCGACCGGCTGGCTGAGATCTGTGCCAAGATCACTGACGTTG ATATCGACAAGGTCATGATCAACCTCAAAACAGAGGAGTTTGTCCTGGACATGAACACGCTGCAGGCCCTGCAGCAGCTTCTGCAGTGGGTGGGCGACTTCGTTCTTTACCTCCTGGCTAGCCTGCCCAACCAG GGCTCCCCACTGCGGCCGGGCCACAGCTTCCTGCGGGACGGCACCTCGCTGGGCATGCTGCGGGAGCTGATGGTCGTCATCCGCATCTGGGGCCTGCTGAAGCCCAGCTGCCTGCCTGTGTACACGGCCACCTCGGACACCCAGGACAGCATGTCCCTGCTCTTCCGCCTGCTCACCAAGCTCTGGATCTGTT GCCGCGACGAGGGCCCCACGAGTGAGCCGGATGAGGCCCTGGTGGACGAGTGCTGCCTACTGCCCAGCCAGCTGCTGGTTCCCAGCCTGGACTGGCTGCCCGTCAGCGATGGCCTGGTCAGCCGCCTGCAGCCCAAGCAACCCCTGCGCCTGCACTTTGGCAGGGCACCCACACTGCCGGGCAGTGCTACCGCCTTGCAGCTAGACAGCCTCGTCAG GGCACCAGGCCAACCCAAGATGGACCACCTGCGGCGGCTGCACTTGGGTGCCTACCCCACGGAAGAGTGCAAGGCCTGTACCAG GTGCGGCTGCGTCACGATGCTCAGGTCGCCCAACGAGACCACAGCGGTCAAGCAGTGGGAGCAGCGCTGGATCAAGACCTGCCTGTGTGGGGGGCTGTGGCGGCGGATGCCCCTCAGCTGCTCCTGA
- the R3hdm4 gene encoding R3H domain-containing protein 4 isoform X3, whose amino-acid sequence MRPLPDCLPTLASSQVKRLPASRRKQHFINQAVRNSDLVPKAKGRKSLQRLQNTQYLLTLLETDGDPPGLEDGDLTPSAAPGIFAEACSNASYVEVWNDFMNRSGEEQERVLRYLEDEGHSKARRRGPARGEDRRREDPAYTPRECFQRISRRLRAVLKRSRIPMETLETWEERLLGFFSVSPQAVYTAMLDNSFERLLLHAVCQYMDLISASADLEGRRQMKVSNRHLHFLPPGLLLSAYLEQQS is encoded by the exons ATGAG GCCACTCCCAGACtgcctgcccactctggccaGCTCCCAGGTGAAGAGACTCCCAGCTTCCCGGCGGAAGCAGCACTTCATCAACCAGGCAGTACGGAACTCAGACCTGGTGCCCAAGGCCAAGGGGCGCAAAAGCCTCCAACGCCTGCAGAACA CCCAGTACCTCCTGACTCTGCTGGAGACAGATGGGGACCCGCCTGGCCTGGAGGATGGGGACCTGACGCCCTCTGCAGCACCAGGCATCTTTGCAGAGGCCTGCAGCAATGCCAGCTACGTGGAG GTCTGGAATGACTTCATGAACCGCTCCGGGGAGGAGCAGGAGCGGGTGCTCCGCTACCTGGAGGATGAGGGCCATAGCAAAGCACGGAGGAGGGGGCCTGCCCGCGGGGAAGACCGGCGgagag AGGACCCTGCCTACACACCCCGGGAGTGCTTCCAGCGCATCAGCCGCCGCCTGCGAGCTGTCCTCAAGCGGAGCCGCATCCCCATG GAAACACTGGAGACCTGGGAAGAGCGCCTGCTGGgattcttctctgtgtctccCCAGGCAGTGTACACAGCCATGCTGGACAACAG TTTTGAGAGACTGCTGCTCCATGCCGTCTGCCAGTACATGGACCTCATCTCAGCTA GTGCAGACCTGGAGGGCAGGCGGCAGATGAAGGTCAGCAACCGACACCTGCACTTCCTGCCTCCGGGGCTGCTTCTGTCCGCCTACCTGGAGCAGCAGAGCTGA
- the R3hdm4 gene encoding R3H domain-containing protein 4 isoform X1: MAPHHPRDKEQTTDRSSQGTRLPLILAAPGPSHFQGQLLQATSAAAEACPDRPGDRPQRGRASWSLQVPSAQHRAQSTAGLRRRVDPTGGRRAGPTASGCQRPVNCGPAGTRTGLPGRPRPVSRPPPHRGGGAPRPAPGPSPPRAARDSSPARPRRPSLPPGPSRPGGVRGGREPWSRWRTRRAARRRRRGAPRAGGGCSQYLLTLLETDGDPPGLEDGDLTPSAAPGIFAEACSNASYVEVWNDFMNRSGEEQERVLRYLEDEGHSKARRRGPARGEDRRREDPAYTPRECFQRISRRLRAVLKRSRIPMETLETWEERLLGFFSVSPQAVYTAMLDNSFERLLLHAVCQYMDLISASADLEGRRQMKVSNRHLHFLPPGLLLSAYLEQQS; encoded by the exons ATGGCTCCCCATCACCCTCGGGACAAAGAACAAACAACAGACCGGTCATCACAGGGCACCCGGCTCCCCCTGATTCTGGCTGCCCCTGGGCCCTCCCACTTCCAGGGTCAGCTTCTGCAGGCCACCAGTGCCGCTGCGGAGGCCTGCCCGGACCGTCCCGGGGACCGCCCCCAGCGGGGGAGGGCGTCTTGGTCACTGCAGGTCCCCAGCGCCCAGCACCGCGCGCAGTCCACCGCGGGCCTTCGTCGACGAGTAGATCCTACAGGCGGAAGGCGTGCGGGGCCGACGGCGTCCGGGTGTCAGAGACCGGTGAACTGCGGCCCAGCCGGGACGCGCACGGGGCTCCCGGGGCGCCCGAGGCCCGTGTCGCGTCCGCCGCCCCACCGGGGAGGAGGCGCTCCCCGCCCGGCGCCCGGCCCGTCCCCGCCCCGTGCCGCCCGCGACTCCTCCCCGGCCCGCCCCCGGCGGCCGTCACTTCCGCCCGGCCCGAGCAGGCCCGGCGGCGTCCGCGGCGGCCGCGAGCCATGGTCGCGCTGGAGAACCCGGAGGGCAGCCCGGAGGCGGCGGCGGGGGGCGCCCCGGGCGGGCGGCGGATGCT CCCAGTACCTCCTGACTCTGCTGGAGACAGATGGGGACCCGCCTGGCCTGGAGGATGGGGACCTGACGCCCTCTGCAGCACCAGGCATCTTTGCAGAGGCCTGCAGCAATGCCAGCTACGTGGAG GTCTGGAATGACTTCATGAACCGCTCCGGGGAGGAGCAGGAGCGGGTGCTCCGCTACCTGGAGGATGAGGGCCATAGCAAAGCACGGAGGAGGGGGCCTGCCCGCGGGGAAGACCGGCGgagag AGGACCCTGCCTACACACCCCGGGAGTGCTTCCAGCGCATCAGCCGCCGCCTGCGAGCTGTCCTCAAGCGGAGCCGCATCCCCATG GAAACACTGGAGACCTGGGAAGAGCGCCTGCTGGgattcttctctgtgtctccCCAGGCAGTGTACACAGCCATGCTGGACAACAG TTTTGAGAGACTGCTGCTCCATGCCGTCTGCCAGTACATGGACCTCATCTCAGCTA GTGCAGACCTGGAGGGCAGGCGGCAGATGAAGGTCAGCAACCGACACCTGCACTTCCTGCCTCCGGGGCTGCTTCTGTCCGCCTACCTGGAGCAGCAGAGCTGA
- the R3hdm4 gene encoding R3H domain-containing protein 4 isoform X2, with protein sequence MVALENPEGSPEAAAGGAPGGRRMLPLPDCLPTLASSQVKRLPASRRKQHFINQAVRNSDLVPKAKGRKSLQRLQNTQYLLTLLETDGDPPGLEDGDLTPSAAPGIFAEACSNASYVEVWNDFMNRSGEEQERVLRYLEDEGHSKARRRGPARGEDRRREDPAYTPRECFQRISRRLRAVLKRSRIPMETLETWEERLLGFFSVSPQAVYTAMLDNSFERLLLHAVCQYMDLISASADLEGRRQMKVSNRHLHFLPPGLLLSAYLEQQS encoded by the exons ATGGTCGCGCTGGAGAACCCGGAGGGCAGCCCGGAGGCGGCGGCGGGGGGCGCCCCGGGCGGGCGGCGGATGCT GCCACTCCCAGACtgcctgcccactctggccaGCTCCCAGGTGAAGAGACTCCCAGCTTCCCGGCGGAAGCAGCACTTCATCAACCAGGCAGTACGGAACTCAGACCTGGTGCCCAAGGCCAAGGGGCGCAAAAGCCTCCAACGCCTGCAGAACA CCCAGTACCTCCTGACTCTGCTGGAGACAGATGGGGACCCGCCTGGCCTGGAGGATGGGGACCTGACGCCCTCTGCAGCACCAGGCATCTTTGCAGAGGCCTGCAGCAATGCCAGCTACGTGGAG GTCTGGAATGACTTCATGAACCGCTCCGGGGAGGAGCAGGAGCGGGTGCTCCGCTACCTGGAGGATGAGGGCCATAGCAAAGCACGGAGGAGGGGGCCTGCCCGCGGGGAAGACCGGCGgagag AGGACCCTGCCTACACACCCCGGGAGTGCTTCCAGCGCATCAGCCGCCGCCTGCGAGCTGTCCTCAAGCGGAGCCGCATCCCCATG GAAACACTGGAGACCTGGGAAGAGCGCCTGCTGGgattcttctctgtgtctccCCAGGCAGTGTACACAGCCATGCTGGACAACAG TTTTGAGAGACTGCTGCTCCATGCCGTCTGCCAGTACATGGACCTCATCTCAGCTA GTGCAGACCTGGAGGGCAGGCGGCAGATGAAGGTCAGCAACCGACACCTGCACTTCCTGCCTCCGGGGCTGCTTCTGTCCGCCTACCTGGAGCAGCAGAGCTGA